The window AATAGGATGTAGAATAGCAGTTGAAACATTAAAAATTTTTAAAGAAGAAAATATACTAGAAGTTATAGGAAACAAAGGTGATTATCTAAGAAAAGCTGCAGAAAAAAAATTAAAGGATATCCCATATTTTGGAGAATATAGACAAATAGGATTAATTGGAGCTATTGAATTAGTTGATATTCCTGGAGAAAGAGCCGGATATGAAATATACAAAATAGCTTTAAAAAAAGGTGCTATTTTAAGACCATTAGGAAATATTGTTTATTTTATGCCACCTTATATAATCAAAGAGGAAGAGATAGATAAAATGTTAGATATCTTTATTGAATCACTTAGGGAATATCTGGAGACAATCGAATAAAAGGGGAATATGATGGTTATAAAAAAGAAAAAATCTATACGTGAACAAGTCTACGATTATTTAAAAGACGAGATTGTGAATGGAAAGATTAAAGAAGGAAGTAGAATAGTAGAAGAGGAATTTGCAGAAAAACTTAATATAAGTAGAACTCCATTGAGAGAAGCTATTAGAATGTTGGAGTTAGAGGGACTAATAGAAGCAAGAGAAAAGGGTGGGGTAACTGTTCCAAAAACTACAAAAAAAGATGTAGATGAGGTAGTGAAAATAAGAATTGCTTTAGAAACAGTTATATTCGAAGAGTTATTCGAAAGAGTAACAAATAAAGATATTGAAAGATTAGAAGAAAACGTTGCTAAAGCAGCATCTATAGTCAACGATGAAGAGAAATCTTTAGAAGTTTTTAAATATTTTTCAGAGTTTAATAAGATTCTATATAGTATTTCAGATTTACCAAGAGTAGTAACTTTAATAAATAACTTGAATCTTTATCTTAAAAAATTTAGAAAAATATCAGCTGAAAATAACAATAGAAGATTAAGTGCCCATAGAGATCATACACAAATAGTGGAGCTAATAAAAGCAGGAAAAAAAGAGGAAGCAATAGCAGTAAATAAAAAGCATTTATTAGAGGCAAAAGAGTTCTTAATGAATCAGGTAGAAAGTTAAAATCAGAAGAAATTCTGATTTTTTTTTGGAAAAGTAGTTCACACTGTACTAAAATTATATTTTTCATTATATTAAACATACAAAAAATAGTTTGACAAATACAAAAAATATTGTATACTTTAGTGTAGATGAAAAATTGTATACAGAATACGGGACACCGGATACCAAGGAGGATATTTTGAAAAATAAAGTTAAAATAACAGAAACTTGTCTAAGAGATGGACATCAATCTCTAATAGCCACAAGATTGACAACTGCAGAGATCCTTCCAATTGTAGAAAAAATGGATGAAGTTGGATATCATGCATTAGAAGTTTGGGGAGGAGCCACTTTTGATGCTTGTATTAGATTTCTAAATGAGGATCCTTGGGAGAGATTAAGAGAGATAAAAAAGAGAGCAAAAAATACAAAGTTACAGATGCTATTAAGAGGGCAAAACCTTTTAGGATATAGACACTATGCTGATGATATAGTAGAAGAATTTGTAAAAAAATCAATAGAGAATGGTATTGATATAATTAGAATATTTGATGCTTTAAACGATACAAGAAACTTAAAGGTTGCAGCAGAAGCTACTAAAAAATATGGTGGACACTGTCAGCTTTCAATCGCTTATACAATAAGTCCTGTTCATACAACAGAGTACTATAAAGAGTTAGCAAAAGAGATGGAAAGTATGGGTGCTGATTCAATCGTTATAAAAGATATGGCTGGAATATTACTACCTGAAACAGGATATAACTTAATAAAAGAGATTAAGTCAGTAATTAATGTACCATTAGAGTTACATACTCATGCTACAAGTGGAATAGCAAGTATGCTATATTTAAGAGCTGTAGATGCAGGAATTGATATTATAGATACATCAATTTCAACTTTTGCAGGAGGAACAGCACAACCAGCAACAGAATCTATGGTTAGAACTTTTGAAGGTGGAGAAAGAGATCCAGAACTTAATTTAACACTTTTAAAAGAGATTGCAGAGTACTTTAAGCCAATTAGAAAAAAATATATGGATGAAAAGGTTTTAAATATGCAAGCTTACTTTGTTGAGCCAAGTATTTTAGAATACCAGCTACCAGGAGGAATGTTATCAAATCTAGTTTCTCAACTAACAGCTCAAAAAGCAGCTGATAAATATGAGGATGTTTTAAAAGAGATTCCAAGAGTTAGAGAAGATTTAGGATACCCTCCGTTAGTAACACCATTAAGTCAAATGGTAGGAACTCAAGCAGTATTTAACGTATTGACTGGAGAAAGATATAAAATGGTTCCTAAAGAGATAAAGGATTATGTAAAAGGTCTATATGGAAAATCTCCAGCACCAATGTCTGAAGATATAAAGAAGAAGATTATTGGAGATGAGCCAGTATTTACAGGAAGACCAGCAGATCTTTTAAAACCTGAATATGCTGAAATAGCAAAGGAGATAGGAGATTTAGCAAAATGTCCAGAAGATGTTTTAATGTATGCTATGTTCCCACAAATTGCTAAGCCATACTTAGAAAATAGAAATAAACCTAAAGTAGAAAAAGAGTACAGAAATATAAATATAATTTTTTAGTTGAAAGGAGAATGATTTATAAGAATGTTTAAAGGAGCAATATCACTTATAACGTCTCTTGAAATAACTTTAATAAGTATGCTAGTTGTATTTACAATATTAGCTATATTAGCTTTTGTTCTTTCTCTGTTTAAATATATCCCAGCAGAAAAAGTTCAAGAGGTAAAAAAAGCTACACCAGCAGCAGCACCAAAAAAAGTTGAAAGAGAAAAGTTTGATCCATCTAAAATAACAAGTGAAGAGATGAGAGTAGCAATGATGGTAGCATGTATAGAGGCAGCTGGAGAAGATAAAGATGCCAATGTAAGAGTTGTAGGAATAAAAGAATTAAACTAAATAGGAGTGTAACTAAAGATGATAAAAGTATATAAAGTTAAAATTGGAGAAAAAGTATACGAGGTAGAAGTAGAATCAGTTAAAGAAGTAAATGGGACAATATCAACACCAGCATCAACAACTGCAGCACCAGCTGCTCCAGTATCTGCACCAGCAGGAAATGGAACAAAAGTTGAAGCACCTATGCAAGGTTTAGTAGTATCAATAGAGGTAACTCCAGGAGCTAGAGTAAAAGCAGGAGACACTTTACTAATATTAGAAGCTATGAAAATGGAAAATCCAATCGTATCACCAGTTGATGGAGTAGTAGAGTCAATTACTGTAAATAAAGGTGACACAATTGATGGTGGAGTAGTAGTAGCAACAATAGCTTAATAATAATGAACGAAGTAGAGAGGAGTTAAAATGGAGTTTTTAAATAATCTATTTGCAACAACAGGAATTGCAATGATGACAGTAAATCAAGGTATTATGATATTAGTTGCCTTATTCCTATTGTTTTTAGCAATAAAGAAGCAGTATGAACCATATCTTTTACTTCCAATAGCTTTTGGAATGCTATTAGTTAATCTACCAGCACCAGTAAGTGAAGGAATAATGGATAAAGATGGACTTTTAAATATTTTATATCAAGGAGTTAAATATGGAGTTTATCCTCCGTTAATATTCTTAGCAATTGGAGCAAGTACAGACTTCGGTCCGTTAATTGCAAATCCTAAGAGTTTACTTCTTGGAGCAGCAGCACAACTTGGAATTTTTGGAGCTTTTGTAGGAGCAGTTCTATTGGGATTAAATGGTAATGAAGCAGCATCTATAGGTATTATAGGTGGAGCAGATGGACCAACAGCAATTTACTTAACTTCAAAATTAGCACCACATATGTTAGGACCAATAGCGGTTGCAGCGTATTCGTATATGGCGTTAGTACCAGTAATTCAACCACCAATTATAAGATTGTTTACAACTAAAGAGGAAAGACAAATAAAGATGACTCAGCTTAGAACTGTAAGTAAGAGAGAAAAAATTCTTTTCCCAATAGTAGTAACAATAGTAGTAACTTTAATAATTCCATCAGCAATTCCGCTAGTAGGAATGTTAATGTTTGGAAACTTAGCTAAGGAAAGTGGACTTGTTCCAAACTTAGTTGAACATATAAAGGGAGCTTTAATGTATATAATCACAATATTTATTGGATTAACAGTTGGAGCTACAACAAATGCAGAAGCATTTTTAAATCTTGCAACAATAAAAATAATAATTTTAGGACTTTTCGCTTTCTCTTTTGGAACGGCTGGAGGAGTAATCTTTGGAAAGGTTATGTGCAAACTTAGCAAAGGTACAATAAATCCAATGATAGGAGCAGCAGGAGTAAGTGCTGTACCAATGGCAGCTAGAGTTGTTCAAAAAGTAGGACAAGAGGAAAATCCAAGTAACTTCTTACTGATGCATGCAATGGGACCAAACGTAGCGGGAGTTATAGGTTCAGCAGTAGCAGCAGGAGTGTTACTAGCAATGTTTAAATAAAAATAAATTGGAGGCCAGGAGATGGAGATCAAAGTAAAAGCAGTGGCAGGTACTCTTGAATCGAGTGATATGTACGTAATAATTGAGCCAAATGCTACAGGAATTGAATTAGAAATTGAAAGCGTTGTAATGGGACAATACGGAGATGACGTTAGAAGAGTAATTTTAGAAAGCTTAGA of the Cetobacterium sp. NK01 genome contains:
- a CDS encoding OadG family protein; the encoded protein is MFKGAISLITSLEITLISMLVVFTILAILAFVLSLFKYIPAEKVQEVKKATPAAAPKKVEREKFDPSKITSEEMRVAMMVACIEAAGEDKDANVRVVGIKELN
- a CDS encoding oxaloacetate decarboxylase subunit alpha, whose product is MKNKVKITETCLRDGHQSLIATRLTTAEILPIVEKMDEVGYHALEVWGGATFDACIRFLNEDPWERLREIKKRAKNTKLQMLLRGQNLLGYRHYADDIVEEFVKKSIENGIDIIRIFDALNDTRNLKVAAEATKKYGGHCQLSIAYTISPVHTTEYYKELAKEMESMGADSIVIKDMAGILLPETGYNLIKEIKSVINVPLELHTHATSGIASMLYLRAVDAGIDIIDTSISTFAGGTAQPATESMVRTFEGGERDPELNLTLLKEIAEYFKPIRKKYMDEKVLNMQAYFVEPSILEYQLPGGMLSNLVSQLTAQKAADKYEDVLKEIPRVREDLGYPPLVTPLSQMVGTQAVFNVLTGERYKMVPKEIKDYVKGLYGKSPAPMSEDIKKKIIGDEPVFTGRPADLLKPEYAEIAKEIGDLAKCPEDVLMYAMFPQIAKPYLENRNKPKVEKEYRNINIIF
- the citD gene encoding citrate lyase acyl carrier protein, which produces MEIKVKAVAGTLESSDMYVIIEPNATGIELEIESVVMGQYGDDVRRVILESLEELGVTSAKVLVNDKGAIEPVIKSRIQTVVTRAAQQKFTWK
- a CDS encoding GntR family transcriptional regulator, translating into MVIKKKKSIREQVYDYLKDEIVNGKIKEGSRIVEEEFAEKLNISRTPLREAIRMLELEGLIEAREKGGVTVPKTTKKDVDEVVKIRIALETVIFEELFERVTNKDIERLEENVAKAASIVNDEEKSLEVFKYFSEFNKILYSISDLPRVVTLINNLNLYLKKFRKISAENNNRRLSAHRDHTQIVELIKAGKKEEAIAVNKKHLLEAKEFLMNQVES
- a CDS encoding biotin/lipoyl-containing protein, giving the protein MIKVYKVKIGEKVYEVEVESVKEVNGTISTPASTTAAPAAPVSAPAGNGTKVEAPMQGLVVSIEVTPGARVKAGDTLLILEAMKMENPIVSPVDGVVESITVNKGDTIDGGVVVATIA
- a CDS encoding sodium ion-translocating decarboxylase subunit beta, with the protein product MEFLNNLFATTGIAMMTVNQGIMILVALFLLFLAIKKQYEPYLLLPIAFGMLLVNLPAPVSEGIMDKDGLLNILYQGVKYGVYPPLIFLAIGASTDFGPLIANPKSLLLGAAAQLGIFGAFVGAVLLGLNGNEAASIGIIGGADGPTAIYLTSKLAPHMLGPIAVAAYSYMALVPVIQPPIIRLFTTKEERQIKMTQLRTVSKREKILFPIVVTIVVTLIIPSAIPLVGMLMFGNLAKESGLVPNLVEHIKGALMYIITIFIGLTVGATTNAEAFLNLATIKIIILGLFAFSFGTAGGVIFGKVMCKLSKGTINPMIGAAGVSAVPMAARVVQKVGQEENPSNFLLMHAMGPNVAGVIGSAVAAGVLLAMFK